The proteins below come from a single Drosophila kikkawai strain 14028-0561.14 chromosome 3R, DkikHiC1v2, whole genome shotgun sequence genomic window:
- the mask gene encoding ankyrin repeat and KH domain-containing protein mask isoform X8: MITITWQLVRTLLLRLTKALTRSSRCRMDLLQLFFVDILLAFLCLRPDLLDDIPESDPDSCPHEGEVREDEDETEEESEDSDESDGDDEEDEEEIDVLQDNDADDEEIDDEDEEEDAPFLLDANNKRSSNLTALLEAAANEKAPVLRHATHAIDETKQALTKMRCASSPRDKNSSGFSRSLVAACTDNDVNTVKRLLCKGNVNLNDAAASTDDGESLLSMACSAGYYELAQVLLAMSAAQVEDKGQKDSTPLMEAASAGHLDIVKLLLSHHADVNAHCATGNTPLMFACAGGQVDVVKVLLKHGANVEEQNENGHTPLMEAASAGHVEVAKVLLEHGAGINTHSNEFKESALTLACYKGHLDMVRFLLQAGADQEHKTDEMHTALMEASMDGHVEVARLLLDSGAQVNMPTDSFESPLTLAACGGHVELATLLIERGANIEEVNDEGYTPLMEAAREGHEEMVALLLRKGANINATTEETQETALTLACCGGFSEVAAFLIKEGANLELGASTPLMEASQEGHTDLVRFLLKNKANVHAETQTGDTALTHACENGHTDAAGVLLSYAAELEHESEGGRTPLMKACRAGHLCTVKFLIQKGANVNKQTTSNDHTALSLACAGGHQSVVELLLKNNADPFHKLKDNSTMLIEASKGGHTRVVELLFSYPNISQTADMAAAANANQQAAAAAAAAAAAAAAAGSNQMRLQQQKILQQQLQHQLQQLNAPPGLHELSEAARASNQQLFHQQQFSSTGNVSTNIVALGTGDFLDAGELQLTATSSGMGGAGAGASTTGSEAGMEEYGEVGGIDLTTLGAQQQEGLIAKSRLFHLQPGFEQQQQQQQPPLVPCKHFDLDMEHINSLQPPQKAPPAPPVLFHTVCQQPVMQQQQQPLPQGQAKLKGILPNRNRVLKSGDVVEFIDCPLDQQQHTEQVRSQPLGEDGKSPQFACAGEDPRLQRRRGFMPEVKKGELPPDATTSSSGIDPNEPALKVEAEATALDNSQRTCGGAVITHSSEVLQSTAISDRPKVKATNKSNRKQAAAAAAAAAAAAAAAAQHAHQVLPNLQQNQMVSIYNNFVSRFQLPSDTRDISSPYFTQQMQQTHLQLQQHLQLHHQRVALDNAAAAAAAAAAASATSSSNVVAYSNSPASPLASPTGSGNFADQQQQESLDVALQRKTAMEDFRGMLETAVNGSRGGRKDPTMKPKLNFFDDGWHMVGVHNFFGDQPKSPTETPPEMEETTMSPTESDDHRLGTEPRAEMKNLATLCSAAAAAAAVAAANKDADEISTDIESDEDIEGAGADGAEGDENTLPPEPIALAAALREDGIILEEEEDDDDDEEDEEEEDDEQDTNSGDNIDKLTYDEDDADVDNEGEVDYIDEDEGAAEGEEDEDDDEDDEFFLDVPVNDQGAANNNNNNNNNSKNSSSSSSLPTKQRKMATRLENLILTSQTLCDFPPDLTNSELVHVLPQISNLKAAATSNAALNSVLQQQLAAATAAAAHAKAAAVVHQKQQLQHQVDGSDQQQQCVEDDGSAGPSELYPGLEHFANDGEMEDIFQELASSLNYPELAEFSLNQMCKGRFAGSWAAAAQSSSAKWPGQEQLVGVVRSPGEVPPDAQQQQANLVLLDYPMRQNIPLDQRLLEADEMHLQQHQQAPLSLLPFTTTTDDQQQQQLQLHHPAADFHQQQLALENDPELKQQMQQYSNARIIKAVAAHQHQQQQPPATNFVYNVESGDKNAPPVQLLFQLPPNMSQQQQALGEPLTEQQQQQQILHAEQAHLFQHHRTAGGQRAPTQNELEQVAQELLLQRSSGQASAGAQLPLKQKHFNLQEQLLLHPPPLMQAPTCVQHQVATQTHPASVVVPQPAAVGQYTQFALQPPQQQQQQLQQQPQGQQQNELSIWPMGTPTPTPSSGVSATTKSMPGGIAKKAIDKQSRKDRRCSGFRQTPAGSQVNTNQHQQPQVAATAQQQAQLQNQLTVATPACVDKTIEIDSETESNHDTALTLACAGGHEELVELLISRGANIEHRDKKGFTPLILAATAGHDKVVDILLKHSAELEAQSERTKDTPLSLACSGGRYEVVELLLSVGANKEHRNVSDYTPLSLAASGGYVNIIKLLLSHGAEINSRTGSKLGISPLMLAAMNGHTPAVKLLLDQGSDINAQIETNRNTALTLACFQGRHEVVSLLLDRRANVEHRAKTGLTPLMEAASGGYIEVGRVLLDKGADVNAAPVPTSRDTALTIAADKGHQKFVELLLSRGASVEVKNKKGNSPLWLAAHGGHLSVVELLYDHNADIDSQDNRRVSCLMAAFRKGHTKIVKWMVQYVSQFPSDQEMIRFIGTISDKELIDKCYDCMKILRSAKEAQAVKANKNASILLEELDLERTREESRKAAAARRRERKKKKKMEKKEEKRRQQQGSGHSGADGDDQQGDDDDASDKDDDSDKDDEDEEVGPPAEGDSGIDQGSCSSGDTKGAARLSAAQTLESSANSGQGKKSKKQQQKNKAVAAVEPASIPTPPVVSPASTTTTNVTKGISVKKQPTAAVESVVKASSPPTQTVALASGPLKRQLEVKKEETSSVKKKEEKTTSSTSSNKREKENQAPKEVALPAAKPTQPSNSSKLQSSDSASNIGSATATTITTRKEVAKPAVAQSISSSNNVSLNPAKRSEVDGWKEVVRKSSTQQTTAAVGGGSSGAPVPATASVSSATSLQQHHHPHHHHHLANNNSAGNSSNSSGGTGASSASSSAPEMTCKKVQVPVNAISRVIGRGGSNINAIRATTGAHIEVEKQGKNQSERCITIKGLTDATKQAHMLILALIKDPDVDILQMLPRINSSIKQTANASNAASAPMAVGTWDNRTAAGVNVNNFSSAASTTSTSSSSSASSTTAAAAYSNAHKQQQQQQPLHAQPAKGSSGRSSGSGKSNGSSSKSSGSASSASASSGSSRGQNGRGGYLSQQQQQSGRNAGGPTSSNGVSKGSSKGSEGSSKSGTTAQKITNSAQVKSSTGTTGGVQNFAKAAAVTATSSPKKAEGAGGAAAAIITSAGGRSSGVVAPFGRGKPVSAGPGQGGASTAVAGHVAQLGSGGNNILAGPIGTFNAADVAAVNAAAAAASVTTNSNVKPIAPPSKRVGSPTQAQQQQQQQAQQQQQTQQQLQQQQLQHQQQQSQQQPIQQQQQAHQQQQQAQTQQNLVINTNILNDLMAASAANTASDSFSAQLAAKLSSAYSLFSDYQQSQWGKLGDPGVGGGGAGPVGDILPQADASKAPGYNRNILSSPVGSSKASSNHSTSPPVGNVIQQQQQQQQQQQLQQQPPSSQQSVQQALNIITSSGGGAPAPPARSPLVANNEVNASGVAPQASINGTQSGLGETAPAHSPGVIKPPTATAPIQRHVPMPMSASEAGGPPTYGAIGSNPASGGNVAAAAAAAAAAAMIDRQQQNLQRLIYDKVGASQQQQQQQQPQPQLNYPMDPSSSPYIVDGNNMLRLNPRASVFAQGNKQPPPPQGGAPPSNMFGGGGGNQGRQPPGAGARQPGGAGSGQRWYGGALEYPSYSGRDMLHLENGAGGMAGLGSPSAMSPNHDDIRKMPRPIGTERAASWKFNNFNVAASALSMDDALSTVLPPWAHEPKAQPPGLQQQPPPPPQSQQQPLNWLKQQQQQYRPYNNGPYPQQQQHEQMNMPMDYHNMQAPPNMSQQQQQQHVNLMPSYGFQHFVGAPGAADISAHMPDKMEVWDHHDKHMPWTNYTTNWSN; the protein is encoded by the exons ATGATAACCATCACCTGGCAATTAGTCCGTACACTTTTACTGAGATTGACCAAAGCACTGACCAGGAGTTCCCGTTGCCGCATGGACCTTTTGCAGCTGTTCTTCGTCGAT ATCCTATTGGCATTCTTGTGTTTAAGGCCAGATCTCCTG GATGATATTCCCGAGTCAGATCCCGATAGCTGCCCGCACGAGGGCGAGGTGCgcgaggatgaggatgagacGGAGGAGGAGTCTGAGGACTCGGACGAGTCTGATGGCGATGACGaagaggacgaggaggagataG ATGTGCTGCAGGACAACGATGCGGACGATGAGGAGAttgacgacgaggacgaggaggaagaTGCGCCCTTTTTGTTAGACGCCAACAACAAGCGATCGAGTAATCTCACCGCCCTGCTGGAGGCCGCGGCCAATGAGAAGGCACCCGTCCTGCGTCACGCCACCCATGCCATTGATGAGACCAAGCAGGCGCTGACCAAGATGCGTTGTGCCAGCAGCCCGCGCGACAAGAA CAGCAGTGGCTTCTCCCGATCCCTGGTGGCCGCCTGCACGGATAACGACGTCAATACGGTGAAGCGGCTGCTCTGCAAGGGCAATGTTAACCTTAATGATGCCGCTGCTTCCACGGACGATGGCGAATCTCTGCTCTCGATGGCCTGCTCGGCGGGCTACTACGAGCTGGCTCAG GTTCTGCTGGCCATGTCTGCCGCCCAGGTGGAGGACAAGGGGCAAAAGGACTCTACGCCGCTTATGGAGGCAGCCTCCGCGGGGCATTTGGACATTGTGAAGCTGTTGCTGAGCCACCATGCCGATGTAAATGCTCATTGCGCCACCGGTAATACCCCGCTCATGTTCGCCTGTGCCGGCGGTCAGGTAGATGTGGTCAAGGTTTTACTCAAGCACGGCGCCAACGTTGAGGAGCAGAACGAAAACGGACACACGCCCCTGATGGAGGCCGCCTCCGCCGGCCATGTTGAAGTGGCAAAG gtgCTGCTGGAACATGGAGCCGGCATCAACACCCACTCGAACGAGTTTAAGGAGAGCGCCCTTACTCTGGCCTGCTACAAGGGTCACCTGGACATGGTCCGATTCCTGCTACAGGCTGGTGCCGATCAGGAGCACAAGACCGACGAAATGCATACCGCCCTAATGGAAGCCTCAATGGATGGTCACGTTGAGGTGGcgcggctgctgctggacTCGGGTGCCCAGGTGAATATGCCGACGGACTCGTTCGAGTCACCGCTAACGCTAGCCGCCTGCGGTGGGCACGTCGAATTGGCCACCCTGCTGATTGAACGCGGCGCCAATATTGAGGAGGTGAACGATGAAGGCTACACTCCGCTAATGGAGGCTGCGCGCGAGGGCCACGAGGAGATGGTGGCGCTGCTGCTTAGGAAGGGGGCGAACATCAATGCTACCACGGAGGAAACGCAGGAGACGGCCCTCACGTTGGCCTGCTGCGGCGGGTTTAGTGAAGTGGCTGCCTTTCTAATCAAGGAAGGCGCCAATCTGGAACTGGGCGCCTCCACGCCTCTCATGGAGGCCTCACAGGAGGGACACACTGACCTGGTACGCTTCCTGCTCAAGAACAAGGCCAATGTTCATGCCGAGACGCAGACAGGAGATACGGCCCTGACGCATGCCTGCGAAAACGGCCATACGGATGCGGCTGGCGTTCTCCTATCCTATGCAGCCGAGCTGGAGCATGAATCCGAAGGCGGACGAACGCCACTGATGAAGGCCTGTCGCGCCGGACACCTGTGCACCGTCAAGTTCCTCATTCAGAAGGGCGCCAACGTCAATAAGCAGACGACCAGTAATGACCACACTGCCCTGTCGCTAGCCTGCGCCGGTGGTCATCAGTCTGTGGTAGAACTGCTACTGAAGAACAACGCCGATCCGTTCCACAAGTTGAAGGACAACAGCACCATGCTAATCGAGGCCTCCAAAGGTGGGCATACGAGAGTCGTTGAGCTCCTATTCAGCTATCCCAACATTTCGCAAACGGCTGATATGGCAGCGGCTGCGAATGCCAACCAACAAgcggccgctgccgccgcagctgcagccgccgccgctgccgcagcTGGGTCCAATCAGATGCGCCTGCAGCAACAGAAGatcctccagcagcagctgcaacatCAGTTGCAGCAGCTCAACGCTCCCCCTGGATTGCATGAGCTATCTGAGGCGGCGCGAGCCTCTAACCAGCAACTGTTCCACCAGCAGCAGTTCAGCAGTACCGGCAATGTATCCACGAACATCGTGGCCCTGGGCACTGGGGACTTTTTGGACGCCGGCGAGCTGCAGTTGACGGCAACATCGTCGGGTATGGGCGGTGCCGGAGCAGGTGCCAGCACCACCGGGAGTGAAGCTGGCATGGAGGAGTACGGAGAAGTGGGAGGCATTGATCTGACCACCCTGGGcgcccagcagcaggaggGTCTTATTGCCAAGTCGCGACTATTCCACCTGCAGCCGGGCTttgagcagcaacagcagcagcagcagccaccgctGGTGCCGTGCAAGCACTTTGACCTGGACATGGAGCACATCAACTCTTTGCAGCCGCCGCAGAAGGCACCGCCAGCTCCGCCAGTGCTCTTCCACACAGTTTGCCAACAGCCTGtaatgcaacagcagcagcagccactgccTCAAGGTCAGGCCAAGCTGAAGGGCATCCTGCCGAATAGGAATCGTGTGTTGAAGTCTGGCGACGTGGTGGAGTTCATCGACTGCCCGCTCGATCAGCAACAGCACACTGAGCAGGTGCGTTCACAGCCACTGGGTGAGGATGGAAAATCTCCCCAGTTCGCCTGCGCTGGAGAGGATCCACGGCTGCAGCGACGTCGCGGCTTTATGCCTGAGGTAAAGAAGGGCGAACTGCCGCCGGATGCCACCACGAGCAGCAGTGGCATAGACCCCAACGAGCCAGCCTTGAAAG TAGAAGCCGAAGCCACAGCGCTGGACAATAGCCAG CGAACCTGTGGCGGAGCCGTCATTACACACTCCTCGGAAGTTCTTCAGAGCACAGCCATTAGCGACAGGCCCAAGGTCAAGGCCACCAACAAGAGCAATCGCAAGCaggcagccgcagcagcagcagcggcggcagcggcagcagcagctgcagcccAGCATGCCCATCAGGTGTTACCGAATCTGCAGCAGAACCAGATGGTCTCCATTTACAACAACTTCGTGAGTAGATTCCAACTACCAAGTGACACACGCGACATATCTTCTCCTTATTTCACACAGCAAATGCAGCAGACACATTTGCAATTGCAACAACATCTGCAATTGCATCATCAACGTGTGGCTTTGGACaatgcagcagccgccgcggcggcagcagcagcagcatcagcgaCTTCTTCGTCTAATGTCGTGGCCTACTCCAATTCACCGGCCTCGCCCCTCGCTTCTCCCACAGGCAGCGGCAATTTCGCtgaccaacagcagcaggaatCCTTGGATGTGGCCCTGCAGCGCAAGACGGCCATGGAGGATTTCCGCGGCATGCTAGAGACTGCGGTTAATGGGTCGCGAGGAGGCAGGAAGGACCCAACCATGAAGCCAAAGTTGAACTTTTTCGATGACGGTTGGCATATGGTTGGAGTGCATAATTTCTTTGGCGATCAGCCCAAGTCGCCCACAGAGACGCCGCCGGAAATGGAGGAGACCACCATGTCGCCAACTGAAAGCGATGATCATCGCCTAGGCACGGAGCCACGGGCCGAGATGAAAAATCTAGCTACGCTCTGTtccgcggcagcagcggccgcTGCTGTGGCAGCAGCCAATAAGGATGCGGATGAGATAAGCACAGATATTGAGAGCGATGAGGACATTGAAGGGGCTGGTGCCGATGGGGCAGAGGGTGATGAGAATACTTTGCCGCCCGAACCCATTGCTTTGGCTGCGGCTCTCCGTGAGGATGGCATCATTCTGGAAGAGgaagaagacgacgacgatgacgaagaagacgaggaggaggaggatgacgaGCAGGATACCAACAGCGGAGATAACATCGATAAGCTTACCTATGACGAAGATGATGCTGATGTGGACAATGAGGGAGAGGTGGATTACATTGATGAAGATGAAGGCGCTGCCGAGGGagaggaggatgaggacgatgatgaggatgatgaGTTCTTTTTGGATGTGCCCGTCAATGATCAGGGTGCCgccaataataacaacaacaataataacaactcAAAGAACAGCTCTAGCAGCAGTTCACTGCCTACCAAGCAGCGCAAGATGGCCACACGATTGGAGAACTTGATCCTTACCTCGCAGACCTTGTGCGACTTCCCGCCCGACCTCACCAACTCGGAGCTGGTCCACGTTTTGCCCCAGATAAGCAATCTCAAGGCGGCGGCCACAAGCAATGCGGCTTTGAACAGCGTTCTCCAGCAACAGCTGGCAgctgccacagcagcagcagcgcatGCCAAGGCAGCTGCGGTTGTTCACcagaagcagcagctccagcatcAAGTGGACGGTAgtgatcagcagcagcaatgcg TTGAGGATGATGGCAGCGCTGGACCCAGCGAGCTATATCCCGGCTTGGAGCACTTTGCCAACGATGGCGAAATGGAGGACATATTCCAG GAGCTGGCAAGCAGCCTTAACTACCCCGAGCTGGCCGAGTTTAGCCTTAACCAGATGTGCAAGGGTAGGTTTGCCGGCAGCTGGGCAGCGGCGGCGCAATCATCATCGGCCAAGTGGCCCGGCCAGGAGCAGTTGGTAGGTGTGGTCAGATCGCCAGGAGAAGTGCCGCCAGatgcacagcagcaacaggcgaATCTCGTCCTGCTGGACTATCCCATGCGGCAAAACATCCCACTTGACCAGCGACTCCTCGAGGCGGATGAAATGCACCTGCAG CAACATCAACAGGCTCCGCTTTCGTTACTGCCcttcaccaccaccacggacgatcagcagcagcagcagctgcagctgcatcaTCCAGCGGCCGATTTCCACCAGCAACAGCTCGCCTTGGAGAACGATCCAGAGCTGAAGCAGCAGATGCAACAGTACTCCAATGCGCGAATCATTAAGGCTGTGGCTGCAcaccaacaccagcagcagcagccgcctgCCACCAACTTTGTGTACAACGTGGAAAGCGGCGACAAGAATGCGCCGCCAGTCCAGTTGCTTTTCCAGCTGCCGCCCAACATGTCCCAGCAACAACAGGCCTTGGGAGAGCCTCTCActgagcaacagcagcagcagcaaatttTGCACGCCGAGCAGGCCCACCTTTTCCAGCATCATCGAACCGCCGGTGGCCAGCGTGCGCCCACCCAGAACGAGTTGGAGCAGGTGGCCCAGGAGCTGCTGCTTCAGCGTAGTAGCGGACAGGCTTCGGCCGGAGCGCAATTGCCTCTTAAGCAAAAGCACTTTAACCTGCAGGAACAGCTGCTGCTACATCCGCCGCCGCTCATGCAGGCGCCCACCTGTGTCCAGCATCAG GTGGCCACACAGACGCATCCTGCCTCCGTGGTTGTGCCGCAGCCCGCAGCAGTGGGACAGTATACCCAGTTCGCCCTGCAGCctccacagcagcagcaacagcagctgcagcagcagccgcagggACAGCAGCAGAACGAGCTCTCGATTTGGCCAATGGGCACGCCCACACCCACGCCCAGCAGTGGAGTGAGTGCCACCACCAAATCAATGCCTGGCGGCATTGCCAAAAAGGCAATTGACAAGCAGTCGCGCAAGGATCGCCGATGCTCTGGATTCCGGCAAACACCAGCCGGCAGTCAAG TGAATACgaatcagcatcaacagccccAGGTGGCAGCAACggcccagcagcaggcgcaACTGCAGAACCAGCTGACCGTGGCCACCCCCGCCTGCGTGGACAAGACGATTGAGATCGATTCCGAGACCGAGTCGAACCACGACACAGCCTTAACACTGGCCTGTGCCGGCGGGCACGAGGAGCTCGTTGAGCTGCTCATCAGTCGGGGAGCGAATATCGAGCACCGGGACAAGAAGGGATTCACACCGCTGATACTGGCGGCCACAGCTGGACATGACAAGGTCGTGGACATTCTGCTCAAGCACAGTGCCGAGCTGGAGGCCCAATCCGAGCGCACCAAGGACACGCCACTGTCGTTGGCCTGCTCAGGCGGCCGCTACGAGGTGGTCGAGCTCCTGCTCAGCGTCGGTGCCAACAAGGAGCACCGCAATGTGTCAGACTATACACCATTGAGTTTGGCGGCCAGTGGCGGCTATGTGAACATCATCAAGCTGCTGTTAAGCCATGGAGCTGAGATCAATTCCCGAACGGGCAGCAAGCTGGGCATCTCTCCCCTCATGCTAGCCGCCATGAATGGCCATACGCCGGCGGTGAAGTTGCTTCTGGATCAGGGGTCCGACATCAACGCTCAAATCGAGACGAATCGCAACACTGCGCTCACTTTGGCCTGCTTCCAGGGCAGGCATGAGGTCGTTAGTCTGCTCCTCGACCGGCGGGCCAATGTCGAGCACCGAGCAAAGACTGGCCTCACACCGCTAATGGAGGCCGCCTCCGGCGGATACATCGAGGTGGGTCGCGTCCTGCTGGACAAGGGGGCGGATGTGAATGCCGCTCCAGTGCCCACATCCAGGGACACGGCGCTGACCATTGCCGCCGACAAGGGCCACCAGAAGTTTGTGGAGCTCCTGCTGTCGCGGGGGGCCAGTGTAGAGGTAAAAAATAAGAAGGGTAACTCGCCGCTCTGGCTGGCCGCCCACGGGGGCCACCTGAGTGTCGTAGAACTCTTGTACGACCACAATGCTGACATTGACTCGCAGGACAATCGGCGCGTCTCCTGCCTGATGGCCGCCTTCCGCAAGGGTCACACCAAGATTGTCAAGTGGATGGTTCAGTATGTGTCCCAGTTCCCCTCCGACCAGGAGATGATCCGCTTCATTGGCACCATCAGTGACAAGGAGTTAATTGACAAGTGCTACGATTGCATGAAGATTCTGCGCAGCGCCAAGGAGGCACAGGCCGTCAAGGCCAACAAGAATGCATCCATTCTGCTTGAAGAGCTGGATCTGGAGCGGACACGCGAGGAGAGCCGCAAGGCGGCCGCTGCCAGACGTCGTGAgcggaagaagaagaagaagatggaAAAGAAAGAGGAGAAGCGACGCCAGCAGCAGGGCAGCGGTCACAGTGGAGCCGATGGAGATGACCAGCAGGGCGATGATGACGATGCCAGTGACAAGGACGATGATTCCGATaaggacgacgaggacgaggaggttGGTCCGCCGGCGGAGGGTGACTCTGGCATCGATCAGGGATCTTGCTCCAGCGGAGACACTAAGGGAGCTGCCCGCTTGAGTGCTGCTCAAACTCTGGAATCCTCCGCCAACTCTGGCCAGGGAAAGAAGagcaagaagcagcagcagaagaatAAGGCGGTGGCAGCTGTGGAACCAGCCTCTATACCCACTCCTCCGGTCGTCTCACCCGCTtcaaccaccaccaccaacgtCACCAAGGGCATCTCTGTGAAGAAGCAACCAACCGCGGCTGTCGAAAGTGTCGTCAAGGCGTCGTCGCCTCCCACACAAACGGTGGCGCTGGCCTCGGGTCCCTTAAAGCGCCAACTGGAGGTCAAGAAGGAAGAGACGTCCTCAGTGAAAAAGAAGGAGGAGAAGACCACCAGTTcgaccagcagcaacaagcgCGAGAAGGAGAACCAAGCGCCCAAAGAGGTGGCCTTGCCGGCAGCCAAACCGACTCAACCCAGTAACTCCAGCAAACTGCAGAGTAGCGATTCTGCCAGTAACATAGGCAGTGCCACCGCCACAACTATCACCACCCGCAAGGAAGTGGCCAAACCAGCAGTGGCGCAatccatcagcagcagcaacaacgtcAGCCTGAATCCGGCTAAACGCAGCGAAGTTGATGGATGGAAGGAGGTGGTGCGTAAGAGCAGCACCCAGCAGACCACTGCGGCGGTGGGAGGTGGATCCAGTGGTGCTCCAGTGCCTGCCACAGCCAGTGTCAGTTCGGCAACCAGCctgcagcagcaccatcatccgcatcaccaccatcacctggccaacaacaacagcgccGGCAACAGCTCCAACTCGAGCGGAGGCACTGGTGCTTCGTCAGCGTCTTCCTCGGCACCCGAGATGACGTGCAAGAAGGTTCAGGTGCCGGTGAACGCCATCTCCCGTGTGATTGGACGCGGTGGAAGCAACATTAACGCCATTCGAGCCACCACCGGTGCCCACATTGAGGTGGAGAAGCAGGGCAAGAACCAGTCTGAGCGATGCATCACGATCAAGGGTTTGACCGATGCCACCAAGCAGGCTCATATGCTCATACTGGCGCTCATCAAGGATCCGGATGTGGACATACTGCAGATGCTGCCCAGGATTAACAGCAGCATCAAGCAGACCGCCAATGCCAGCAACGCAGCAAGTGCCCCCATGGCCGTTGGCACCTGGGATAATCGTACCGCTGCTGGCGTAAACGTAAACAACTTCTCATCGGCGGCATCCACCACCTCCACATCGTCCAGTTCGTCGGCCAGTTCCacgacagcggcagcagcctACAGCAATGCGcacaaacagcagcagcagcagcagcccctgCACGCACAGCCTGCGAAGGGTTCCAGTGGACGTAGCTCGGGTTCTGGCAAGTccaatggcagcagctccaagTCGTCGGGTTCGGCGTCGTCGGCGAGTGCCTCATCAGGTTCCTCCCGCGGACAGAATGGCCGTGGCGGTTATctcagccagcagcagcagcagtctgGACGAAATGCTGGTGGCCCCACCTCCTCGAATGGCGTGTCCAAGGGAAGCAGCAAGGGCTCTGAGGGCTCGTCCAAATCCGGAACGACAGCCCAGAAGATTACCAACTCGGCTCAAGTAAAGTCCTCGACAGGGACTACCGGAGGAGTACAGAACTTTGCCAAGGCTGCAGCGGTCACGGCCACATCTTCGCCCAAAAAGGCTGAGGGTGCTGGAGGAGCTGCCGCTGCTATAATTACCTCGGCTGGCGGACGGAGCAGCGGCGTGGTGGCTCCCTTCGGCAGAGGCAAACCAGTCTCTGCTGGGCCTGGCCAAGGAGGCGCCTCAACAGCGGTAGCTGGTCACGTTGCCCAACTGGGCAGCGGTGGCAATAACATATTGGCTGGACCAATTGGCACCTTCAATGCGGCGGATGTGGCCGCCGTGAATGCAGCCGCTGCCGCGGCATCAGTGACAACTAATAGCAACGTGAAGCCTATTGCTCCGCCCAGCAAGCGAGTGGGATCACCCACCcaagcacagcagcagcagcagcaacaggcacaacagcagcagcagactcaacagcagctgcaacagcaacagttacagcaccaacaacagcagtcgcagcagcagccaatacagcagcagcaacaggcacaccaacaacagcagcaagcACAGACTCAGCAGAATCTGGTGATCAACACGAATATTCTCAACGACTTGATGGCGGCCAGTGCAGCCAACACTGCCAGCGATAGCTTCAGTGCCCAGTTGGCGGCCAAGCTGTCGAGCGCCTATTCCCTGTTCAGTGACTACCAGCAATCGCAGTGGGGCAAGCTCGGAGATCCAGGCGTTGGAGGCGGAGGTGCTGGACCTGTTGGCGATATTCTGCCGCAGGCGGATGCCTCTAAGGCACCAGGATACAATCGCAACATCCTTAGTTCGCCCGTGGGCAGTTCCAAGGCTTCGTCGAATCACTCCACCTCGCCACCCGTGGGCAATGTGatccagcaacagcaacaacagcagcagcagcagcaactgcagcagcaaccgcCATCCAGCCAACAGAGTGTCCAGCAGGCCCTGAATATTATAACCAGTAGTGGCGGTGGAGCGCCTGCACCGCCGGCCAGATCACCATTGGTGGCAAACAACGAGGTGAATGCCTCAGGAGTTGCCCCCCAGGCCTCTATCAACGGTACCCAGAGTGGTCTGGGAGAGACTGCCCCCGCCCACTCACCGGGTGTTATTAAGCCGCCAACGGCCACGGCACCCATTCAGAGGCATGTTCCAATGCCGATGTCCGCCTCGGAGGCAGGAGGACCACCAACATACGGAGCGATCGGTTCCAATCCGGCCAGCGGAGGTAATGTGgctgccgccgcagcagcagcagccgccgccgccatgaTCGATCGCCAGCAGCAGAATCTACAGCGTCTGATCTATGACAAGGTAGGCGcctcccagcagcagcaacagcagcaacagccgcaACCGCAGCTCAACTATCCCATGGATCCGTCGTCCTCGCCGTACATTGTCGATGGCAACAACATGCTTCGCTTGAATCCGCGCGCCTCGGTCTTTGCCCAGGGCAACAAGCAGCCGCCACCACCGCAGGGTGGAGCGCCGCCATCGAATATGtttggaggcggcggcggcaaccaGGGGCGACAGCCACCGGGTGCTGGTGCTAGGCAGCCAGGAGGTGCAGGCAGCGGGCAGCGCTGGTATGGAGGTGCATTGGAATATCCCTCGTACTCGGGCAGGGATATGCTGCATCTGGAGAACGGAGCTGGCGGAATGGCGGGCCTGGGCTCACCATCTGCCATGTCGCCCAACCATGACGACATCCGCAAGATGCCGCGCCCCATTGGCACGGAACGTGCTGCCTCCTGGAAGTTCAACAACTTCAACGTGGCCGCCTCGGCCCTGAGCATGGACGACGCACTGTCGACCGTCCTGCCACCATGGGCTCACGAGCCGAAGGCCCAGCCGCCAGGTTTGCAACAGCAGCCACCGCCTCCACcgcagtcgcagcagcagccgctcaACTGGctgaaacagcagcagcagcagtacagGCCCTACAACAACGGGCCAtatccgcagcagcagcagcatgagCAAATGAAT ATGCCCATGGACTACCACAACATGCAGGCGCCGCCAAATAtgagccaacagcagcagcagcagcacgttAACCTGATGCCCTCGTACGGCTTTCAGCATTTCGTGGGAGCCCCTGGCGCAGCTGATATCTCTGCACACATGCCGGACAAGATGGAGGTGTGGGATCACCACGACAAACAC ATGCCTTGGACCAACTACACCACCAATTGGTCCAACTGA